One window from the genome of Haloprofundus halobius encodes:
- the mutL gene encoding DNA mismatch repair endonuclease MutL codes for MIRRLDNPTIAKIAAGEVVMRPASVVTELVENSLDAGATRIDVTVDGDGTERIRVADDGAGMSEDDAALAVERHTTSKLDGPDGVEAVDTLGFRGEALPSMAAVATLDVTTNDGGPRGTRVVVEDGEKRVDPAGRAVGTTVEVRDLFHNRPARRKSLAAARTEFGRISDVVTRYALANPYIRFSLTHDGRETFKTTGTGYTDAVLGAYGRDVAGQSTEFDHRTTVEFDGREHPIEVEGLLVYPSITRAQHTHVHTAVNDRALRDEVIRKATVRGYGNLLSNGRFPVAVVAVSLPPELVDANVHPAKERVALRNESAVADAVEMAVSDALTTADLRRSAAVAMDLDSSLASVSKDSDFDDVSVIGQFRELYLLCEADDDLLVVDQHAAHERVNYERLRAALDSEAVESVDVDPAQTLSLSPPEAAAVESHRETLSRLGFDLDPFGGSAFRLTAVPAPLGRVLDADALRDTLDTLRAGAKPEELRDELLKDLACHPSLKAGDTLSGEDATALLRRLGECDQPYACPHGRPTVLSIDESALVRGFEREHRNLA; via the coding sequence ATGATACGACGATTAGACAACCCTACGATAGCGAAAATCGCCGCCGGCGAGGTGGTGATGCGTCCGGCCAGCGTCGTCACCGAACTGGTGGAGAACAGCCTCGACGCGGGCGCGACCCGCATCGACGTGACCGTCGACGGCGACGGCACAGAGCGCATCCGCGTCGCCGACGACGGCGCGGGCATGAGCGAGGACGACGCCGCGCTCGCCGTCGAGCGCCACACGACGAGCAAACTCGACGGCCCCGACGGCGTGGAGGCGGTCGACACCCTCGGCTTCCGCGGCGAGGCGCTCCCGAGCATGGCCGCCGTCGCGACGCTCGACGTGACGACGAACGACGGCGGCCCGCGCGGGACGCGCGTCGTCGTCGAAGACGGCGAGAAGCGCGTCGACCCGGCGGGTCGCGCTGTCGGGACGACCGTCGAAGTGCGCGACCTCTTCCACAACCGTCCGGCGCGCCGCAAGAGCCTCGCGGCGGCTCGGACGGAGTTCGGCCGCATCAGCGACGTGGTGACGCGCTACGCGCTGGCGAACCCGTACATAAGATTCTCGCTCACCCACGACGGCCGCGAGACGTTCAAGACGACCGGGACGGGCTACACCGACGCCGTCCTCGGTGCGTACGGTAGAGACGTGGCCGGCCAGAGCACCGAGTTCGACCACCGGACGACCGTCGAGTTCGACGGCCGCGAGCATCCCATCGAAGTCGAAGGGCTGCTCGTCTACCCCTCCATCACCCGCGCGCAGCACACCCACGTCCACACTGCGGTCAACGACCGGGCGCTGCGCGACGAGGTGATTCGCAAGGCGACCGTCCGCGGCTACGGCAACCTGCTCTCGAACGGCCGCTTCCCCGTCGCCGTCGTCGCCGTCTCCCTTCCCCCGGAACTGGTCGACGCGAACGTCCACCCCGCCAAAGAACGAGTCGCCCTCCGCAACGAGTCGGCCGTCGCCGACGCCGTCGAGATGGCCGTGAGCGACGCGCTCACGACGGCCGACCTCCGCCGGAGCGCCGCCGTCGCGATGGACCTCGACTCGTCGCTCGCGTCGGTCTCGAAGGACTCCGACTTCGACGACGTGAGCGTCATCGGGCAGTTCCGCGAGCTCTACCTGCTCTGCGAGGCCGACGACGACCTGCTCGTCGTCGACCAGCACGCTGCCCACGAGCGCGTGAACTACGAACGCCTCCGGGCGGCGCTCGACAGCGAGGCGGTAGAATCGGTCGACGTCGACCCCGCGCAGACGCTGTCGCTGTCGCCGCCGGAGGCGGCCGCGGTGGAGAGCCACCGCGAGACCCTGTCGAGACTCGGCTTCGACCTCGACCCCTTCGGCGGGTCGGCGTTCCGACTCACCGCGGTGCCCGCGCCGCTCGGGCGCGTGCTCGACGCCGACGCGCTCCGCGACACGCTCGACACGCTCCGGGCGGGCGCGAAACCCGAGGAACTCCGCGACGAACTACTGAAGGACCTCGCCTGTCACCCGTCGCTGAAGGCGGGCGACACGCTCTCCGGCGAGGACGCGACGGCGCTGCTGCGCCGCCTCGGCGAGTGCGACCAGCCGTACGCCTGCCCGCACGGTCGTCCGACGGTGCTCTCTATCGACGAGTCGGCGCTGGTTCGCGGCTTCGAGCGCGAGCACCGCAACCTCGCCTGA
- a CDS encoding DUF7573 domain-containing protein, with translation MGDDRSLDEFFGESGSESAGDAAEDVRDGSARGSESASEAAAVDADVKESTDIDTDEDDVAIDADADDAVKPAVATFRWSPSGTTCDSCGATVERRWHDEETDTFVCIDCKEW, from the coding sequence ATGGGAGACGACCGCTCGCTGGACGAGTTCTTCGGAGAGTCGGGGTCGGAGAGCGCTGGCGACGCAGCGGAAGACGTCCGCGACGGCAGCGCTCGCGGGAGTGAATCCGCGAGCGAGGCGGCGGCGGTCGACGCCGACGTGAAGGAGTCCACCGACATCGACACCGACGAAGACGACGTCGCCATCGACGCCGATGCGGACGACGCTGTGAAACCGGCGGTGGCCACGTTCCGCTGGTCGCCGAGCGGAACGACTTGCGACTCCTGCGGTGCGACAGTCGAGCGACGCTGGCACGACGAGGAGACGGATACGTTCGTCTGTATCGACTGCAAGGAGTGGTGA
- a CDS encoding DUF4129 domain-containing protein, with amino-acid sequence MAYDLRRAALLSLCALAVVVAASLFPATGFGSYPAGVGGGGDDPATGPDAGATNATTETTPSESDGTDGSVATTTAPSDGDETDESESAGDDGGTDGTTTTTETATPTSTETAAPSNANETVGGGLLLFLFAALAAFGVLFVGVVGGRQRGVGSDVDADVPLPQLRAALQRIPQLTTAFVVGLSESGPTFLDRLGRVTAEFLGGLGDALTEVTRAMGTVVVALPRAFGGGLLALSGGFGSALSELPRALGDVGSGVSLRRDRDRSSRRNRAATAAATEEAEEEPAPEIPPTIEEAWASMVDGLRLRNRRSATPGEYARAAVASGLPVESVRRLTRIFEGVRYGSVRRSAALTAAARAALSRIDEHRERDEEGDESAA; translated from the coding sequence GTGGCATACGACCTCCGCCGCGCAGCCCTCCTCTCTCTGTGCGCGCTCGCGGTCGTCGTCGCCGCCTCGTTGTTCCCCGCGACCGGTTTCGGAAGCTACCCCGCGGGCGTCGGAGGCGGCGGCGACGACCCGGCGACGGGACCGGACGCTGGCGCGACAAACGCGACGACCGAGACGACGCCGAGTGAGAGCGACGGGACCGACGGGTCGGTGGCGACGACCACAGCACCGAGCGACGGCGACGAAACCGACGAGTCGGAGTCGGCGGGCGACGACGGTGGAACCGACGGAACGACCACGACGACAGAAACGGCGACGCCGACATCGACCGAGACGGCGGCACCGTCGAACGCGAACGAGACCGTCGGCGGCGGTCTCCTCCTGTTTCTGTTCGCCGCGCTAGCGGCGTTCGGCGTCCTCTTCGTCGGCGTCGTCGGGGGACGCCAGCGAGGCGTCGGCAGCGACGTGGATGCCGACGTCCCGCTCCCACAGCTACGGGCCGCGCTCCAGCGTATCCCCCAGCTGACGACCGCGTTCGTCGTCGGCCTCAGCGAGTCGGGACCGACGTTCCTCGACCGCCTCGGTCGCGTGACCGCCGAGTTCCTCGGCGGTCTCGGCGACGCGCTCACCGAGGTGACGCGGGCGATGGGGACCGTCGTCGTGGCGCTCCCGCGGGCGTTCGGCGGCGGGCTGCTCGCGCTCTCGGGCGGGTTCGGGAGCGCGCTCTCGGAGCTACCGCGCGCGCTTGGCGACGTGGGAAGCGGCGTCTCGCTGCGCCGCGACCGCGACCGCAGTTCGCGACGTAATCGAGCAGCGACTGCGGCGGCGACAGAAGAAGCCGAGGAGGAACCAGCGCCCGAGATTCCGCCGACAATCGAGGAGGCGTGGGCGTCCATGGTCGACGGACTCCGCCTCCGAAACCGACGGTCGGCGACGCCCGGCGAGTACGCGCGGGCGGCCGTCGCCAGCGGCCTCCCCGTCGAGTCGGTGCGCCGGTTGACGCGCATCTTCGAGGGCGTCCGCTACGGGAGCGTCCGGCGGTCGGCGGCGCTGACCGCCGCGGCCCGCGCGGCGCTCTCGCGTATCGACGAGCACCGCGAGCGCGACGAGGAAGGCGACGAGAGCGCGGCGTGA